A window from Triplophysa dalaica isolate WHDGS20190420 chromosome 3, ASM1584641v1, whole genome shotgun sequence encodes these proteins:
- the zgc:153913 gene encoding carboxypeptidase N subunit 2 has product MKRHHAVALLFLMQLYYGENCPEECQCFSATKVICSEEKMTVLPMNISAQVKELIVVASGVTHLKISSFRENLKLTKLVILNSCLKEVSSKAFDHLVELQELEISGNKLLTFELQTFNKLTNLARLFLNNNKITVLPSVMFNSLQNLETLQLRGNQLSYLPNLLLRNMHKLQELDLSFNNISFLSRDVFQNNSLLRVFSMQGNMITDLPLEIFAHLNSLEELNLQNNKITKLDHEIFPTTLRKLILKNNRLVQLSSGVFHKLKLLSYLDLSQNHLSELTVDLFHNLISLKNLDLSENQIVSLPSTVFKGLVGVKTINLHKNNLSMLEESLFRDQQVMEKLYLSMNNLQNIPNGFFDYLDFQCIVQLHGNPWRCDCEIQYLFDWLRYNNNNVEDLIRIYCNYPEFIRGHNLVSMDKEMLVCLKNLSSELQGSTAPIAQSVFKIPFNNYNTNQCSLQEFKGATSIQCKVTKCTSLKFQAVFEPMNRNESEYIVSTEWSAPGGCFNETL; this is encoded by the coding sequence ATGAAAAGACACCATGCTGTTGCTTTACTCTTCCTCATGCAACTATACTATGGTGAAAATTGTCCTGAAGAATGCCAGTGCTTCTCAGCTACAAAGGTCATTTGTTCGGAGGAAAAGATGACTGTTTTACCTATGAACATCTCTGCCCAAGTGAAAGAATTAATTGTTGTGGCATCTGGGGTCACACATTTGAAAATTAGTTCTTTTAGAGAAAACCTCAAACTTACTAAGCTGGTTATTCTCAACAGTTGCTTAAAAGAGGTTTCGTCGAAGGCTTTTGACCACCTGGTTGAGCTACAGGAGCTTGAAATCAGTGGAAACAAGTTGTTAACCTTTGAATTGCAGACCTTCAACAAGTTGACTAACCTTGCAAGGCTTTTTCTCAACAACAATAAGATAACTGTTCTGCCCAGTGTAATGTTTAACTCATTACAAAATCTGGAAACATTGCAGTTGAGAGGGAATCAATTATCATATTTGCCAAATCTACTCCTTCGAAATATGCACAAACTTCAGGAACTTGACCTGTCTTTCAACAACATAAGCTTTCTGTCCAGGGATGTTTTTCAGAACAACTCTCTCTTGAGAGTGTTTTCAATGCAGGGAAACATGATTACAGACCTTCCTCTAGAAATCTTTGCACATCTCAATAGTTTGGAAGAACTGAATttgcaaaacaataaaataactaaactgGATCATGAAATTTTCCCAACCACTCTCCGGAAACTCATCCTTAAAAATAATAGACTGGTCCAGCTCTCCTCTGGGGTTTTTCACAAACTAAAACTGCTTTCATATCTGGACTTATCTCAGAATCATCTCTCGGAGCTCACTGTGGACCTCTTTCACAATCTCATATCACTGAAAAATCTGGACCTGTCGGAGAACCAGATTGTTTCATTACCTAGTACTGTCTTCAAAGGACTTGTCGGTGTAAAAACAATcaatttgcataaaaataacCTGAGCATGCTAGAAGAGAGCTTGTTTAGGGATCAGCAAGTAATGGAAAAGTTGTACTTATCCATGAACAACCTGCAAAATATACCAAATGGCTTCTTTGATTACCTTGATTTTCAATGCATAGTTCAACTCCATGGAAATCCCTGGCGTTGTGACTgtgaaatacaatatttatttgactGGCTGAGGTATAACAACAACAACGTGGAAGATTTGATTAGAATTTACTGCAATTACCCTGAATTTATTAGAGGCCACAATCTGGTCTCTATGGACAAGGaaatgcttgtgtgtttgaaaAATTTAAGTTCTGAGTTGCAAGGCTCCACTGCCCCTATTGCCCAAAGTGTTTTTAAGATACCCTTTAACAATTACAACACAAATCAGTGCTCCCTTCAAGAATTTAAAGGTGCAACATCTATCCAGTGTAAAGTCACTAAATGCACCAGCTTGAAGTTTCAGGCTGTTTTTGAACCCATGAATAGAAATGAATCTGAATATATTGTGAGCACAGAATGGTCAGCACCCGGAGGATGTTTTAATGAGACCctttag